The genomic interval ACTATTAACAGTATGTTCTCCACTACCTTCAAAAGTTTTAGTATTGATTATAACTTCAGTAGTATCTTTAATTCCTGAAAAAACATCTACTACATTCAATAATCCATCATCTAAAACTAATACATGGTCGGGATTGTAGATTTGGTATCTTAAAGCTATTGGTTCGGTATCAATTCTTGTGAAAGCCATAACTGGAGCTCCTCTACGTTCAACTCCAAAAAATGGAAAAGCCTGAGAATATTTGCCGTCTTTAAATGCTGCTTTAGCCAAAAGTTCAGCAGCAGTTACAGCACCTTGTCCACCTCTTCCATGAAAACGAATTTCAATCATTAATTTTTCCTCCATACATTTATCATGTATAATCATTATAAATTCCAAAATATATAAAGTTTTAT from Methanobrevibacter gottschalkii DSM 11977 carries:
- a CDS encoding pyruvate ferredoxin oxidoreductase subunit gamma codes for the protein MIEIRFHGRGGQGAVTAAELLAKAAFKDGKYSQAFPFFGVERRGAPVMAFTRIDTEPIALRYQIYNPDHVLVLDDGLLNVVDVFSGIKDTTEVIINTKTFEGSGEHTVNSIDATGVALDMLGRNIVNTIILGYFAKKTQIVSIESLLEVIRETFPGKVGELNVEATKKAYDMG